Proteins from a genomic interval of Melospiza georgiana isolate bMelGeo1 chromosome 20, bMelGeo1.pri, whole genome shotgun sequence:
- the MAN1B1 gene encoding endoplasmic reticulum mannosyl-oligosaccharide 1,2-alpha-mannosidase: MYSGAAAAGSPRRDFISVTLGPEEAAGVGGYNNSKAWRRRSCWRKWKQLSRLQRSVILFLFAFLAVCGVISYTSMGETWKSITNKSFDDQRTEQEIPRLKLANPAVLPAPQKADANHGDYPELSLQKPPKPPHVRRGPSNLQIKAPRRDTRLKTQHDTMRAVEELVEKDKVEKTEKSIISWRGAVIEPDQSTEPPSSKIMELEKSSPVEPEDQKEPMPINERQLAVIEAFRHAWKGYKDFAWGHDELKPLSKSYSEWFGLGLTLIDALDTMWILGLKEEFEEARKWVANDLVFDKNVDVNLFESTIRILGGLLSTYHLSGDSLFLEKAKDIGNRLMPAFKTPSKIPYSDVNIGRGTAHPPRWTSDSTVAEVTSIQLEFRELSRLTGDEKFRKAVDEVMKHVHILSGKNDGLVPMFINTNSGQFTHLGVYTLGARADSYYEYLLKQWIQGGKKENELLEDYMRAIEGVKKHLLQRSEPKKLTFVGELAHGHFSAKMDHLVCFLPGTLALGAHNGLAADHMKLAETLIETCYQMYAQVETGLSPEIVHFNLHAQKGHKDVEIKPADRHNLLRPETVESLFYMYRFTGDKKYQDWGWEILQNFNRYTRVPTGGYTSINNVQNPRNPEPRDKMESFFLGETLKYMFLLFSDDIDLINLDKYVFNTEAHPLPIWVPA, translated from the exons ATGTATTCGGGTGCCGCCGCCGCGGGATCGCCGCGCCGGGACTTCATCTCCGTCACTCTCGGCCCAGAGGAGGCGGCCGGGGTCGGTGGCTATAACAACAGCAAGGCTTGGCGGCGGCGCTCCTGCTGGCGG AAATGGAAGCAGCTGTCCCGACTCCAGCGGAGTGTCATTCTCTTCCTGTTTGCGTTCTTGGCAGTGTGTGGAGTAATTTCGTACACAAGCATGGGGGAAACATGGAAAA GTATAACAAACAAATCATTCGATGATCAGAGAACAGAACAAGAAATTCCTAGATTGAAGCTGGCAAATCCAGCTGTTCTACCAGCACCCCAGAAAGCAGATGCCAACCATGGAGACTACCCTGAGCTTTCACTGCAG AAGCCACCAAAACCACCTCATGTTCGTCGTGGTCCTTCCAATCTTCAGATAAAGGCGCCACGGAGAGACACAAGACTGAAGACCCAACATGATACCATGAGGGCTGTAGAAGAGCTGGTCGAAAAGGATAAAGTAGAGAAAACTGAGAAATCCATTATCAG ctggagaggagcagtgaTAGAACCTGACCAAAGCACTGAACCTCCATCCAGTAAAATAATGGAACTAGAAAAATCTTCACCTGTGGAACCTGAAGACCAGAAAGAACCAA tgcccatcaaTGAGcgccagctggctgtgattgaaGCCTTCCGCCATGCCTGGAAAGGGTACAAGGATTTTGCCTGGGGCCATGATGAGCTGAAGCCTTTGTCCAAGTCCTACAGCGAGTGGTTTGGACTTGGGCTTACCTTAATTGATGCCTTGGATACCATGTGGATTTTAGGCTTAAAagaag AGTTTGAAGAAGCAAGAAAATGGGTAGCAAATGATTTAGTCTTTGATAAAAATGTGGATGTGAACCTGTTTGAGAGCACTATCCGTATCCTGGGTGGCTTGCTGAGCACCTACCACCTCTCTGGAGATAGccttttcctggaaaaagcT AAAGACATTGGAAACAGGCTTATGCCAGCATTCAAGACGCCGTCCAAGATACCTTATTCTGATGTCAACATTGGTCGGGGCACTGCACATCCCCCTCGCTGGACATCTGACAGCACTGTGGCAGAGGTGACCAGCATTCAGTTGGAGTTCAGGGAGCTCTCTCGTCTGACTGGAGATGAGAAATTCCGG AAAGCTGTAGATGAGGTGATGAAGCATGTTCACATCCTCTCAGGGAAAAACGATGGCCTGGTGCCTATGTTCATCAACACCAACAGTGGACAGTTCACCCACCTGGGGGTCTACACTCTGGGAGCCAGAGCTGACAGTTACTATGAGTATCTACTTAAGCAGTGGATTCAGggtggaaagaaagaaaatga GCTGTTGGAAGACTATATGAGAGCCATAGAAGGAGTGAAAAAGCATCTTCTTCAGAGATCAGAGCCCAAGAAGCTTACTTTTGTAGGAGAGCTTGCTCACGGCCATTTCAGTGCCAAGATG GATCACTTGGTTTGCTTCTTGCCGGGTACTTTAGCACTGGGAGCTCACAATGGACTGGCTGCTGATCATATGAAGTTGGCTGAAACTCTTATAGAAACCTGCTACCAGATGTATGCTCAAGTAGAGACAGGCCTGAGCCCAGAGATTGTACACTTCAACCTCCATGCGCAGAAGGGCCACAAGGATGTAGAAATCAAG ccTGCAGACAGACACAATTTATTGCGACCAGAAACTGTGGAAAGCCTTTTTTATATGTACAGATTCACTGGTGATAAGAAATATCAAGACTGGGGCTGGGAAATCTTGCAGAATTTCAACAGATACACCAGG gtTCCTACCGGTGGTTATACTTCTATTAACAATGTTCAGAATCCCAGGAATCCAGAACCACGGGATAAAATGGAGAGCTTCTTCCTTGGGGAAACACTCAAATACATGTTTCTGCTATTCTCAGATGACATAGACTTAATCAACCTTGACAAATATGTCTTTAACACAGAGGCTCATCCACTCCCTATCTGGGTACCAGCATAG